Sequence from the Paramisgurnus dabryanus chromosome 3, PD_genome_1.1, whole genome shotgun sequence genome:
AAAGTTTGGGAAAACAGTACAAATAACATCCCTGGACCAAAAGACAATctgcaaaaaaaacatttaattgccATTTCTGTGTATACTGGTGTTATAGTATACAGTAAATTCAATCAGGATGTTAGGACCGATAAACAGAAATACAAAGACAAGACATACAAATGGTATTCGCTTCATTTTTGGTTGACACGAGCAATACAGACTCTAAAGAAAACGCAACAGGGATGCAAGTCAACTTTTCGTGGTACCAGTGTTACATTTGATGGTGCCAAGAACACAGAGATTCGTTTTGGCCAATTTGCGTCCTCCTCTCTTTATCTTAATTTAACAACTAATTTTGGAAATGAATCTTGTTTTGAAATCAAAACTTGTCACGGTGTTGATGTGTCAAAATACTCCCAGTTTCCTAATCAGAAAGAGGTGCTGATTCCCCTGTATGAGACATTTAATGTTACTAATATCAGGACAGGTCAGAAGGGTGACTGGTGTAAGACTGTGTTTGAGTTGAATAGCACTGGTataaaaagtaacttaaactGTGCAGTGGCATCAGTCAAGCCCAAGAAATATCACAATGTAATTATCTCTGACTGATCAGCCTTTAcaatttttcatttcaatttaagCATGGCTTTTATATAAAGGTTAAGGATTCCAGCTTTAAGTAGTTTATCTGAATGATAA
This genomic interval carries:
- the LOC135733748 gene encoding erythroblast NAD(P)(+)--arginine ADP-ribosyltransferase-like, encoding MAEDSVDDRYDGCTEKIEKLVETKYLTEEIRANTSGFGKVWENSTNNIPGPKDNLQKKHLIAISVYTGVIVYSKFNQDVRTDKQKYKDKTYKWYSLHFWLTRAIQTLKKTQQGCKSTFRGTSVTFDGAKNTEIRFGQFASSSLYLNLTTNFGNESCFEIKTCHGVDVSKYSQFPNQKEVLIPLYETFNVTNIRTGQKGDWCKTVFELNSTGIKSNLNCAVASVKPKKYHNVIISD